A DNA window from Providencia huaxiensis contains the following coding sequences:
- a CDS encoding ABC transporter substrate-binding protein, whose product MFKSTLGYGVLSLLFVALQANGTEKVKQVITINNGSEVTSLDPHKVEGVPESNVILNLLEGLVYTDIDGKAVPGVAKNWTNENYTSWVFTLREDAKWSDGSPVTAEDFVYSWQRLSDPNTGSPYSSYLQNAYILNADAILAGKMPATALGVKALDPQHLQVTLSHPVPYFVDMLSHTSMKPVNKSAIQRHGDKWTQPQNFIGNGAYILDKWVVNERIVIKRNPFYWDNPNSRIEQATFLAISSEVSDINRYRSGEIDISNSAIPPVLYKKMQQERPNELYVRPYLCTFYYEINNQKAPFNDPRVREAIKLGLDREIITNKIIAQGQKVAYGFTPSFINNGDFALPEWANLSAEQRYQRAKDLLSQAGYNKENPLKFDLLYNTSDQNKQQAIVAASMWQKNIGAQVTLQNQEWKTSLQSRHEGHYDVARATWCADYNEPTAFLNMMLSQNSNNTAFYNNSDFDALLEQALTAPDPSSRHAIYQQAETLLDKDSAIVPVYYRVSARMIKPSVRGFKGNDPLDYTDIKRLYISEPN is encoded by the coding sequence ATGTTCAAATCAACACTTGGTTATGGTGTGCTCTCGTTATTATTTGTTGCGTTACAAGCAAATGGCACGGAAAAAGTAAAACAGGTAATCACAATTAATAATGGCTCAGAAGTAACATCTCTTGATCCCCATAAAGTGGAAGGGGTGCCAGAAAGCAATGTGATATTAAACTTATTAGAAGGCCTCGTGTATACCGATATAGACGGTAAGGCAGTTCCTGGCGTTGCTAAAAATTGGACCAATGAAAATTACACCTCTTGGGTTTTTACTTTGCGGGAAGATGCAAAGTGGAGTGATGGCTCACCTGTAACCGCTGAAGATTTTGTGTATAGTTGGCAACGTTTATCTGACCCTAATACAGGCTCTCCTTACTCAAGTTATCTACAAAATGCGTATATTTTAAATGCAGATGCGATTTTAGCAGGGAAAATGCCTGCAACAGCGCTGGGGGTGAAGGCACTTGATCCGCAACATCTACAGGTTACGCTAAGCCACCCAGTACCTTATTTTGTCGATATGCTTTCTCATACGTCTATGAAGCCTGTGAATAAGTCTGCAATTCAACGGCATGGTGATAAATGGACTCAACCCCAAAATTTTATTGGAAATGGGGCATACATATTGGATAAGTGGGTGGTAAATGAACGTATTGTTATCAAACGAAACCCATTTTACTGGGATAATCCCAATAGTCGTATTGAGCAAGCGACCTTTCTAGCGATTAGCTCCGAAGTGAGTGATATTAACCGTTACCGTAGTGGTGAAATTGATATTTCAAATTCTGCAATCCCACCTGTTTTATATAAAAAAATGCAGCAAGAAAGGCCCAATGAATTATATGTTCGGCCATATTTGTGTACGTTCTATTATGAAATAAATAATCAAAAAGCGCCGTTTAATGACCCAAGAGTACGTGAAGCAATAAAATTGGGTTTAGATAGAGAAATAATTACCAATAAAATTATCGCTCAAGGGCAAAAAGTCGCTTATGGTTTTACGCCAAGCTTTATCAATAATGGTGACTTTGCATTACCTGAATGGGCTAATTTATCGGCAGAACAACGTTATCAGCGCGCTAAAGATTTACTTTCACAAGCGGGTTATAACAAAGAAAACCCATTGAAATTTGACTTATTGTATAACACTTCAGATCAAAACAAACAGCAAGCTATTGTTGCAGCATCGATGTGGCAGAAAAATATTGGTGCGCAAGTGACGTTGCAAAACCAAGAATGGAAAACATCATTACAAAGTCGTCATGAAGGTCATTACGATGTTGCTAGGGCAACGTGGTGCGCAGATTACAATGAACCAACTGCATTTTTGAATATGATGTTGTCTCAAAATAGTAATAATACCGCTTTTTATAATAATTCGGACTTTGATGCCTTGCTTGAGCAAGCGCTGACAGCTCCAGATCCTTCATCTCGCCATGCAATTTATCAACAAGCGGAAACCTTGCTAGACAAGGATTCGGCTATTGTTCCTGTTTATTATCGCGTTAGTGCTCGAATGATAAAACCGAGTGTTCGCGGATTTAAAGGTAATGACCCCCTTGATTATACGGATATTAAACGGTTATATATAAGTGAACCTAATTAA
- a CDS encoding YchE family NAAT transporter, translated as MSSALLDLSGYIKFFIGLFALVNPVGILPVFISMTNYQSNAGRNKTNTIANTSVAIILCTSLLIGDSILQLFGISIDSFRIAGGILIVTIAMSMISGKIGEDKQNKQEKTETAVRDSIGVVPLALPLMAGPGAISSCIVWSSRWHGWQNFLGLALTSIAFAFCCWLLFRSASLLVRYLGQTGINVVTRIMGLLLMSLGIEFIVTGVKAIFPGLL; from the coding sequence GTGAGTAGCGCATTACTTGATTTATCGGGTTATATAAAATTCTTTATTGGCTTGTTTGCACTTGTGAACCCAGTTGGCATATTGCCTGTGTTTATTAGTATGACAAACTATCAAAGTAATGCAGGGAGAAATAAAACTAATACTATTGCAAATACATCAGTTGCTATCATTTTATGTACATCATTATTAATTGGTGACTCAATTCTGCAATTATTTGGTATTTCAATTGATTCTTTCCGTATTGCTGGTGGGATCTTGATCGTCACAATAGCGATGTCAATGATTAGCGGTAAAATTGGTGAAGACAAACAGAATAAGCAAGAAAAAACAGAAACTGCGGTTAGGGATAGCATTGGTGTTGTACCTTTGGCTTTACCCTTAATGGCAGGGCCTGGGGCAATCAGTTCTTGTATCGTTTGGTCATCTCGTTGGCATGGTTGGCAAAACTTTTTAGGTTTAGCCTTGACGAGTATCGCATTTGCTTTTTGTTGTTGGTTATTATTTCGTTCAGCGTCTTTATTGGTTCGTTACTTAGGTCAAACAGGGATCAACGTGGTGACGCGTATCATGGGCCTATTACTGATGTCGCTGGGGATAGAGTTTATTGTGACCGGGGTTAAAGCCATATTCCCAGGCTTATTATAA
- the oppA gene encoding oligopeptide ABC transporter substrate-binding protein OppA produces the protein MSKLINKSIIALSVTAGLAMGSIATSFAATVPAGVELAEKQLMVRNNGSEPQSLDPHKIEGVPESALARDLFEGITIVGPDGEILPGSATSWENKDFTEWTFKIREGAKWSNGDPVTAEDFVYSWRRLADPDTASPYASYLQYAHINNIDDVISGKKKPEELGIKALDDKTLVITLSEAVPYIPKLLAHSSMSPVNKKTIEQHGAKWTQPQNFVGNGAYKLKDWTVNERIVLERSPSYWDNANTIIDQVTFLPISSEVTDVNRYRSGEIDMTYSNLPIEQFKSLQKNMPNELRVSPYLCTYYYEINNEKPPFNDPRVREALKLSMDRDTITYKVKAQGDIPAYGFTPPFTSGMKTEKPDWYANMTQEQRNEKAKQLLEEAGYNKGNPLKFNLLYNTSDLHKRIAIAASSMWKKNIGAEVKLENQEWKTFLDSRHQGNYDVARAGWCADYNEPSSFLNMLLSYSSNNTVHYKNTDFDAVMKKTLQAKTDEERAELYQQAEKLLDKDSGVVPLYYYVNTRLVKPYVGGYSGKDPLDNLHTKDLYIIKH, from the coding sequence ATGAGTAAATTAATCAATAAATCGATTATTGCGCTTAGCGTAACGGCTGGGTTAGCAATGGGCTCTATAGCAACAAGTTTTGCAGCAACGGTTCCCGCAGGTGTTGAACTGGCTGAAAAACAGTTAATGGTTCGTAATAATGGCTCAGAACCTCAGTCATTAGATCCACATAAAATTGAAGGGGTGCCGGAATCTGCTTTAGCGAGAGACCTTTTTGAAGGGATCACAATTGTGGGGCCTGATGGTGAAATTTTACCTGGTTCAGCAACAAGCTGGGAAAATAAAGATTTTACAGAATGGACATTTAAAATTCGCGAAGGTGCTAAATGGTCTAATGGTGACCCTGTCACAGCCGAAGATTTTGTGTATAGCTGGCGACGATTGGCTGATCCTGATACTGCATCACCTTATGCGAGTTATTTACAATATGCCCATATCAATAATATTGACGATGTTATCTCTGGAAAGAAAAAACCTGAAGAACTTGGTATTAAAGCTCTCGATGACAAAACCCTAGTTATTACACTGAGTGAAGCTGTTCCTTATATCCCTAAATTATTAGCTCACTCATCTATGTCCCCAGTAAATAAAAAAACTATTGAACAACATGGTGCTAAGTGGACGCAGCCACAGAATTTTGTGGGTAATGGGGCATATAAATTGAAGGATTGGACAGTTAATGAGCGCATTGTATTAGAGCGAAGCCCAAGCTATTGGGATAATGCGAATACCATTATTGACCAAGTGACTTTTTTACCGATTTCCTCAGAAGTTACAGATGTTAACCGCTACCGTAGTGGTGAAATTGATATGACATACAGTAACTTACCTATCGAACAGTTCAAAAGTTTGCAGAAAAATATGCCGAATGAGTTACGGGTAAGTCCATACTTGTGTACTTATTATTATGAGATTAATAATGAAAAACCCCCATTTAACGACCCTCGTGTACGTGAAGCGTTAAAGCTATCTATGGATAGAGACACAATTACGTATAAAGTTAAAGCTCAAGGGGATATTCCTGCGTATGGTTTCACTCCACCATTTACCAGCGGAATGAAAACAGAAAAACCAGATTGGTACGCGAATATGACCCAAGAGCAGCGTAATGAAAAAGCGAAACAGTTGCTAGAAGAAGCGGGATATAACAAAGGGAATCCTCTAAAATTCAATTTATTATATAACACCTCAGACTTACATAAGCGTATTGCGATTGCAGCGTCTTCTATGTGGAAGAAAAACATTGGTGCGGAAGTGAAATTAGAAAACCAAGAGTGGAAAACATTCTTAGATAGCCGACATCAAGGCAACTATGATGTTGCACGCGCGGGGTGGTGTGCGGACTATAACGAGCCTTCATCCTTCCTCAATATGTTACTTTCCTACAGCAGTAATAATACCGTTCACTATAAAAATACAGATTTTGATGCGGTGATGAAGAAAACATTGCAAGCCAAAACAGATGAAGAACGAGCAGAACTCTATCAACAAGCTGAAAAATTACTCGATAAAGACTCAGGGGTTGTTCCGCTTTACTACTATGTTAATACGCGTTTAGTGAAACCTTATGTGGGTGGCTATAGTGGCAAAGACCCATTAGATAATCTGCATACTAAAGATTTATATATTATTAAACACTAA
- the oppB gene encoding oligopeptide ABC transporter permease OppB — translation MLKFIFRRLLEAIPTLLVLITISFFMMRLAPGSPFTGERKLPPEVMANIEAKYHLNDPMYKQYFNYLIQLSKGDFGPSFKYKDYSVNDLVAKAFPVSAKLGATAFIVAVLFGVSAGVIAALNQNTKWDFTVMGFAMTGVVIPSFVVAPLLVLIFAIHLKWFPGGGWDGGNLKHMVLPMVALSLAYIASISRITRGSMIEIMHSNFIRTARAKGLPLRTIILRHALKPALLPVLSYMGPAFVGIITGSMVIETIFGLPGIGQLFVNGALNRDYSLVLSLTILVGVLTIAFNAIVDVLYAVIDPKIRY, via the coding sequence ATGTTGAAATTTATTTTTCGTCGGTTGTTAGAAGCCATTCCGACTCTTTTGGTTCTGATTACCATTTCATTTTTTATGATGCGATTAGCTCCAGGGAGCCCATTCACTGGCGAGCGGAAATTGCCACCGGAAGTAATGGCAAATATTGAAGCGAAATACCATTTAAATGACCCTATGTATAAGCAGTATTTTAATTATTTAATTCAGCTTTCCAAGGGTGACTTTGGCCCATCATTTAAATACAAGGACTACAGTGTTAATGATTTAGTGGCTAAAGCATTCCCTGTCTCTGCAAAATTAGGGGCTACTGCATTTATTGTTGCTGTGTTATTTGGGGTATCCGCAGGGGTGATAGCCGCACTCAACCAAAATACCAAATGGGACTTTACAGTCATGGGGTTTGCCATGACGGGGGTTGTTATCCCAAGCTTTGTTGTAGCGCCGTTATTGGTGCTAATTTTTGCCATTCACTTGAAATGGTTCCCTGGTGGTGGCTGGGATGGCGGGAACCTAAAACATATGGTTCTGCCCATGGTTGCGCTTTCATTAGCGTATATCGCGAGTATTTCCCGTATTACACGTGGCTCGATGATTGAAATTATGCATTCAAACTTCATTCGTACTGCCCGTGCAAAAGGATTACCACTAAGAACTATCATTTTACGCCATGCCCTTAAACCTGCGTTGCTTCCTGTGCTTTCCTATATGGGGCCTGCTTTTGTAGGGATTATTACTGGGTCAATGGTCATTGAAACCATTTTTGGGTTACCGGGGATCGGTCAACTCTTTGTTAACGGTGCACTTAATCGTGATTATTCGCTGGTATTGAGCTTAACAATTTTAGTTGGGGTACTGACAATTGCATTTAATGCGATTGTCGATGTTTTGTATGCCGTTATTGACCCTAAAATTCGTTACTAA
- the oppC gene encoding oligopeptide ABC transporter permease OppC, with amino-acid sequence MLSNQKNSEALANFSEQLDIEGRSLWQDARRRFMHNRAAIFSLCVLFLITLFVIFAPMLSPFLYDDTDWEMMSMPPDMATGHYFGTDASGRDLLVRVAIGGRISLMVGVAAALVAVVVGTLYGSLAGYVGGKVDSIMMRILEILNSFPFMFFVILLVTLFGTNILLIFVAIGMVSWLDMARIVRGQTLGLKRKEFIEAALVCGVSTRQIILRHIVPNVLGVVVVYASLLVPSMILFESFLSFLGLGTQEPLSSWGALLSDGANSMEVTPWLLLIPAGFLVITLFCFNFIGDGLRDALDPKDR; translated from the coding sequence ATGCTATCGAACCAAAAAAATAGTGAAGCTCTGGCGAACTTTTCAGAGCAGCTCGATATTGAAGGGCGCAGTTTATGGCAAGATGCTAGGCGCCGTTTTATGCACAACCGTGCAGCAATTTTTAGCTTATGTGTGTTGTTCTTAATTACTTTATTTGTCATTTTTGCGCCCATGTTGTCGCCTTTTTTGTACGACGATACCGATTGGGAAATGATGTCAATGCCACCTGATATGGCAACTGGACATTATTTTGGTACAGATGCTTCAGGCCGAGATCTATTAGTGCGTGTTGCGATCGGTGGGCGAATTTCCTTAATGGTGGGGGTTGCCGCTGCGTTAGTCGCAGTTGTGGTAGGCACACTGTACGGCTCATTAGCTGGTTACGTAGGTGGAAAAGTGGATTCCATCATGATGCGTATATTAGAAATTTTAAACTCCTTTCCATTTATGTTTTTTGTGATCTTGTTAGTCACCTTGTTTGGTACCAATATCTTATTGATTTTTGTGGCGATAGGAATGGTGTCATGGTTGGATATGGCGCGTATTGTTCGCGGGCAAACACTTGGATTAAAACGTAAAGAATTTATTGAAGCAGCGCTTGTTTGTGGTGTGAGTACACGGCAGATTATTCTACGACATATTGTTCCTAACGTTTTAGGTGTAGTAGTCGTTTACGCCTCATTATTAGTTCCAAGTATGATTTTGTTTGAATCATTCTTAAGCTTTTTAGGTTTAGGGACACAAGAACCGTTAAGTAGTTGGGGGGCGTTATTAAGTGATGGGGCGAACTCAATGGAAGTGACGCCTTGGTTACTACTGATCCCAGCTGGTTTTTTAGTCATCACGCTATTTTGTTTTAACTTTATCGGTGACGGGCTGCGTGATGCGCTCGACCCGAAAGATCGCTAG